From Chryseobacterium sp. H1D6B, a single genomic window includes:
- a CDS encoding AraC family transcriptional regulator, with product MRITEYYNNKIHGLKKQLIETYLFILVIFHIFSIYIYLFWLKNTFPIYYFAAALLFYIYSYVLIRRNFDISRVVNAYLHFSSLHISVIILNFIDDSLVGFIWLIPMPVCAYVFLKRKTVVYFMFYTVFLMIFIMIYSKYFNHHFYEYDKKYLRPTNAATLLANVSLICLFIFYKLKISRLEDKAFEYNIKSRLRNRYQFRSGSSLKENENAYSLPNKNKNELIIDYQKLESLFLELDKYIKNNNYFTNPSIKVSSLCSDLKTNVNYLSRAVDHKGYKNFNQYINSLRIMYVKNLLETSDLSKVTLMYIYTGAGFTSQATFNRVFKQFEGTTPSEYITNLLHNKSGLAPDR from the coding sequence ATGAGAATCACTGAATATTATAACAATAAAATACATGGATTAAAAAAGCAGCTCATAGAGACCTATTTATTTATTTTAGTTATTTTCCATATTTTTTCTATTTACATCTATCTATTCTGGCTGAAAAATACATTCCCTATTTATTATTTCGCAGCCGCTTTATTATTTTATATTTATTCTTATGTTCTTATAAGAAGAAATTTTGATATTTCACGAGTAGTGAATGCCTATCTGCATTTCAGCTCACTTCACATATCTGTCATCATCTTAAACTTCATTGACGACTCCCTTGTAGGTTTTATATGGCTCATTCCCATGCCGGTTTGTGCTTATGTATTTTTAAAAAGAAAAACGGTTGTTTATTTCATGTTCTACACTGTTTTCCTGATGATATTTATTATGATCTACTCCAAATATTTCAATCATCATTTCTACGAATATGACAAGAAGTACCTGCGTCCCACCAATGCGGCTACTTTACTAGCCAATGTCTCACTTATTTGTTTATTTATATTTTACAAACTAAAAATAAGCAGATTAGAAGATAAGGCTTTTGAATATAATATTAAAAGCAGACTGAGAAACAGATACCAGTTTAGATCCGGCTCATCTTTAAAGGAGAATGAGAATGCATACAGCCTTCCAAATAAAAATAAAAATGAATTGATTATTGATTATCAAAAACTCGAAAGTTTATTTTTAGAGTTAGATAAGTATATTAAGAATAACAACTATTTCACAAATCCATCTATTAAAGTATCTAGTTTATGCTCGGATCTGAAAACCAATGTCAATTACTTATCTAGAGCTGTAGACCATAAAGGATATAAAAATTTCAACCAATATATTAATTCCTTACGAATTATGTATGTGAAAAATCTGCTTGAGACCTCAGATTTATCTAAAGTTACACTGATGTATATTTATACCGGAGCAGGTTTTACAAGCCAGGCAACATTCAACCGGGTATTTAAACAGTTTGAAGGAACTACACCAAGTGAATATATCACGAACTTACTCCATAACAAATCAGGATTGGCCCCCGATAGATAA
- a CDS encoding RNA methyltransferase, which produces MLIESFQNEKIKNITKLLTDNRFRKKSNVFVVEGQQENERAQQYDFEPVEFFICESIFKGGVPNGKTHHVSEKVYEKIAYRGSSEGIIGVYKAKETDLKAFKPKDNSTIIIVEGVEKPGNLGAILRSCEAFGIDALIVTDAKADFYNPNVIRSSVGCLFGMEVFQAENEETLNFLQKNQFNIYTTLMDESAEDLYKRDFTQKSAVLFGTEHSGLSEFWIGKGKNTLVPMAGSIDSLNLSNAVAITCYEALRQKKS; this is translated from the coding sequence ATGCTAATAGAAAGTTTTCAAAACGAAAAAATAAAAAATATTACTAAACTGCTTACAGATAATAGATTTCGTAAAAAATCCAATGTTTTTGTAGTGGAAGGACAGCAGGAAAATGAGAGAGCACAGCAGTATGATTTTGAGCCTGTGGAGTTTTTTATCTGTGAAAGTATATTTAAAGGAGGAGTTCCAAATGGAAAAACACACCATGTAAGTGAAAAAGTATATGAAAAAATAGCATACAGAGGCAGTTCCGAAGGTATTATTGGAGTTTACAAAGCCAAAGAAACCGATCTTAAAGCCTTTAAGCCAAAAGACAATTCTACCATAATTATTGTTGAGGGTGTAGAAAAACCGGGAAATCTAGGGGCAATTTTAAGAAGCTGTGAAGCTTTTGGCATTGATGCTTTGATCGTAACAGATGCTAAAGCTGATTTTTATAATCCTAATGTGATCCGCTCCAGTGTCGGCTGTCTGTTTGGCATGGAAGTATTTCAAGCTGAAAACGAAGAGACACTGAATTTTCTACAGAAAAATCAATTTAATATTTACACAACATTAATGGATGAAAGTGCCGAAGATCTTTACAAAAGAGATTTTACACAAAAATCTGCGGTTTTATTTGGAACAGAGCATTCAGGCCTGAGTGAGTTCTGGATTGGAAAAGGAAAAAACACTTTAGTTCCTATGGCAGGAAGTATAGATTCTTTGAATTTAAGCAATGCTGTAGCAATTACATGCTATGAAGCTTTAAGACAAAAGAAAAGCTGA